The following proteins are co-located in the Methanomicrobia archaeon genome:
- a CDS encoding class I SAM-dependent methyltransferase family protein translates to MKLKNALAEILDERSIAKLVTSFDRIGEVIVIRIPPELQAAQLHIAEALHTRYPKVRTIAAVPLHAQTDERYRTRDLTVIWGDPSLETTYCESGCRFKADLKQVFLSPRLSYERMRIARKVAPAETVLNLFAGVGCFSILIAKLQPQATIYSVDVNPHAFAYLQENVALNRVEGRVIPILGDAVKVAAELQGRVDRVLMPLPETAHAFLPAAVRALRLWKGGDDEEREAGTIHYYAVARGRSTRDLFTVPFARAEELIAAAFDASLRITSEEQRIVRSVGPRKYHVVLDLRITRERRS, encoded by the coding sequence ATGAAGTTAAAGAACGCGTTGGCAGAAATTCTCGACGAGCGCAGTATCGCGAAGCTGGTCACCTCGTTCGACCGCATTGGTGAGGTCATCGTTATTCGAATCCCGCCGGAACTGCAGGCTGCGCAGTTGCATATCGCGGAAGCGCTTCATACGCGCTATCCAAAGGTTCGCACTATCGCGGCCGTGCCACTCCACGCCCAGACCGATGAGCGCTATCGGACACGGGATCTCACGGTGATCTGGGGTGACCCGAGTCTGGAGACCACGTATTGTGAGAGCGGTTGCCGCTTCAAGGCGGACCTCAAACAGGTCTTTTTATCGCCGCGGCTCTCGTACGAGCGGATGCGTATTGCCCGGAAGGTCGCGCCAGCTGAAACGGTACTCAACCTGTTCGCCGGGGTCGGCTGCTTCTCTATTCTGATCGCGAAGCTGCAACCGCAGGCCACGATCTATTCCGTCGATGTGAATCCGCATGCGTTTGCATACCTGCAGGAGAATGTAGCGTTGAACCGTGTCGAAGGACGCGTGATCCCTATTCTGGGCGATGCCGTGAAAGTGGCTGCTGAGCTGCAGGGCCGGGTAGACCGTGTGCTCATGCCGTTGCCGGAGACCGCCCATGCGTTCTTACCCGCCGCGGTGCGCGCGTTACGGTTGTGGAAAGGAGGGGATGATGAAGAGCGAGAAGCGGGAACGATCCACTATTATGCCGTGGCGCGTGGGCGAAGCACGCGTGATCTGTTTACGGTCCCCTTTGCACGCGCGGAAGAGCTCATCGCCGCTGCTTTCGATGCGTCCCTACGAATAACGAGCGAGGAGCAGCGGATTGTCCGCTCGGTCGGTCCGCGGAAATACCATGTCGTCCTGGATCTGCGGATAACGCGGGAACGCAGATCCTGA